TGGAGGCAGAGAAGCGTTGGAGTCACGAGGGCTCACGTTTCAAAGATTTATTTCTTAAAATTGACGAGTCTGGAAGCACTGTCTTGAAATTGGCGGTAGACAGAAATAATGTACATGTGGTTGCACATATTTTGCTAGAAGATCCAGCTTATCAACATGGTCGGCGCGGAAGTAAAAATAATGCTTTCATGCATTTAATCTACACAACCATTGATAACAACTACGAGGATATTCTCAAATTACTAAGAGATACTTACGAAGCTGAGATTTCTGTTGATCATAAAGGCGTGATCAATTTAATTGTTGCTATTAGAAGGCGCCACAGAGGTACGAAATATATATTCCCATATATGAAATATTTATGTACTATATTTTCACATagtaatatttttaattttttattatactTAAATTTTAAGAGTTAAGTTCTGCAAATATTgcataaaaatattttattatacgTATCATGTTTTACAAATATCATTGttttattaaaatatcaaaaattCTATACATTCTGCAAGTTGAACATTGCAAAACgttattttttacaaaaaatgttcAGTTTGCAAAACATTTATGTTTAGCTTGTTGAACATAAATAATTTTCAACATTTTCATGTAATAgtgatatttaaaaattataactTTTGTAATGTTTTGATTACAGAACATATATGAATGAAAAGGTGGTATTCATAAACTTTCTtctaaattttaatatatttaattccaaataatacacacacacagatatatatatatatctagcaTAATTCAACCCTTAATATTTTAAGTATGTAAGTGATAAATCGTGATACAATAATTATATACCTCTTATGATTAGCTGGATGTACAATTTAAGTAATTATTTTTCAGTTTGTTTAGTCATTCCTCaaaattattttcatttttatgaTCTTAAGttacaaaaaaaatataatttattttgcTCAGACATAAAAATATGAAACATCTGATTCTCCCTCCATTCAAGTCACGGTCAAATTCACTTTTTGGCAGTAAAAAATTTGACTACAAATTATAATTCATCTTTTGAATCAAAGTTGGTTCAATTTGATTACTCTAAAAGTCAAAACTGGGATGGATGGATTAATTGAATAAGTAATTTAGTAAAGTACACATGTTGTTATAAGTAACAGAGACCTTCTCTTTGCTTGTGTTTTTTAGATGATGTTTCCATCATATATGCATTTTTTTACAGTAACCGTGAAACGGTTGTTAGAAGGTAACAAGAAACTTGTAACCTTTGCTGACGACGATGGCTGGACAGCACTTCATCATGCCGCATATTACCAATTCGATTCAATACTGGATGCTATTATAGAAGCACAAATACAAGTTGGACACCAGTTTGTGTACAAAAACAAGGACGTATCTACTCCTTTTCATGTAGCAGCTAAAAAACAATATACTTTGACTGTGATACGACTTATGGAGTTATGGCCAACATTGTCTTCAGCATATATCGATGTCAATAATGACGGTCAAAATATACTTCATTTGGCGGCCTCTCAAAGTAAAAAGAAGATGATAGAAGGCATTTTAAAACAGTGTCCAAAAAAATATAAGAAACAAATTGTGAATGAGAAGGATAACGATGGCAATACACCTCTTCATCTGCTTATTAAGGCTGGCTGTTTCGTTCCAGAATTTGTCAAATATAAGGGACTAGATACAATGATAAGAAACAACAAAGACGAGACCCCCTTCGACTATTTCTATTTAGAAGACGAAATCATTGAAGATCAGGTATGCAAAGAAGCTAATTTTCCTCTTTTTTTTACTGATTTCTAAAGGCTTAATTATAATCTTGCCCCTAAAGTATAACACGTCGTACACATGTACCCTTAAACAAAAAATTTGTATATTTTTACCCCTGAACTATAAGTTTTGTACACTTCAACCCTTTTGCTAAAATATTATCCAAAATTACCCTTATAGTTGTACATTTGTAACCCTTAACTACGAGTTTTGTACACTTGAACCCTTTGgtaatttttatatatttgtaTTAATTTTTCATATAAATGGTTTATTAtaatattgtttatcatattaaTTAGTTTTTTCaatgaaaataatttaaataatatatataattttgaatttttttcttaTAAATAGAAATTTATATTTCTAATAAGATTCAtagaaagtaaaataaatataataatactATTTTGTATATATTTATTACTTTTTAATATGCAATTCAACCCTTtctttaaatatttaatattatttaaaaataaaaaatggcAAGAAAATGATTTACGGCCAATGTTATGATTGCAAACATTATAACCCTTGAGGGTAATTTTggtaaaaaaaattgaaaaggGTTAAAATGAACAAATCTACTAGTTGAAGGGTTAAAATGTACATTTTTTTTGTTCAGGGATTTATGTGTATATTGTGTCATACTTTAAGGGTTAATTTATAATTAAGCCGATTTCTAAAAGCTAATCTTACCAAGTCAAACGGACTCCAAGCGTACTCCTTTTAAATGACATTTACTGATTTAATATGTTATTTTATTGCGTTAgggaaaaaattatttttgagcaCACACAATTATACATGATATCGTTGGTTCTATGTTCATTTGTAGGTACAAATTAAAATTTCAATGGACAGTATCCAGACTGGTCAACGCTGGAAGTTTTGGCATAAAAATATTGAAAGGAAATCAAATTACTTGGATAGTGTAGTGCTCCCAAGTAGAAGGGAGAAGAAAGATGTGCTATTTGAGATTGCTAATAAGAAGCTTAGAGATGACAAGCATGGACAGATGtagggctgtcaaaaaaattcgaaaaatccgatattcgtccgaaaaatccgcatccgcatccgagaaaaagcggatattatccgtatccgagaaaaaacggatattatccgtatccgaattcgGGATATTCGAATCTGAAACTAAAtaaatatatgatatttaaattatataaatataaaattatatataatttaaaatttatttttttagtttatagtgtttgtaaatgtattaaataatacgattatacaaattttttataattgtacacttactttatacatatataaatatattatgtGTATTTAATAGTAGAAAATGTTTTATAATCATCGTTAAAATGGTAGGGGcaacaaaaaaattcaaaaaatccgacattcgtccgaaatatccgcattcgtatccgagaaaaaacggataatatccgtatccgaaataaaacggatattatccgtattcgaatccgatGATTGCGGATgcggatacggatataggcatatccgtatccgaattatccgtttgacagccctAGACAGATGAATAAAGATCTAGAAAGGTACAGACAAAGAGCCAGCACCCAAATAGTAGTTACCGCCCTTATAACTACCGTAACTTTCACCGTAGGGTTTACTATGCCCGGTGGTCTCTATCAAAGTGAAGAAACGAATCAAGGATTGGTGGTTCTTTCCAAAAAGAAAGCATTCAAGGCATTTATGGTATCCGATTCAATAGCTCTGCTACTGTCAACATGTTCTTTGTTTCTTTACTTTCTTGGGTCCTTGTATGAAGATCCCCGCCAAGTTTCAAACCTCAATGTCGCGTCAACTGGGCTCAACATTGTTTCTGTGGTGGCAATGATGTTGACTTTTATTACGGGAACGTATGTGGTGCTATCTCACTCACTAGCCCTCGCAATTGCTGTTATCATCATCGGGTCCTTTTTCTTTGTTTTCGTCCTTGTTTTATTGATAAAGATGGTTTATGATCGTCAAGTAAAAAAGAATGAAGATTGAGCATGTAGGTTGCTATTTTCAATTATTTTGTGTATTTTAAGTTTCCATGATGTGTTGTACATGAAGTTACTGGTACAAGGAATGATGTAATGTAATGGGAAGATGTAACAATTCTGGAGGGACTGTTTTATTAGTTAAGAGTACTAGATCACTACAGCTGTTGGATTTAGAAATTTATTATAAATCATGAGTCCACTGATGGATGAATTAGTTGGACAAACTTTCGAAAACAAACACACTGGCAAATTAAAAAATCAAAGACGCACGAGTTGCCAAAGAAAGGGTAAAACACGATGATGTGCATAAATAACCGCAAGCGCCTCACACCCGTACACTATAAATATTATCTGATATTCCGAGTGAAAAAAATTGATGGTCTGAAGAAGGTTCTTAAAGTGGAAGAATTGGTCCCTTATACGATGACCCTTGGATATTCCTTCTGGAGTTCAGGTTTTTAAATTATCTGATAATGTTCTTTTCTTAAGGAACATGATTACATTGTTATGAAAAACTTCAATGATCAACAAGACTGATTTCGAGAAACTAGCTAGTAAAGAATAACACAATCAAATACAATTATACCAGATTTGTTAATCACTGAATTTGCACTGATTGAACAATACACAGGATATCATATCACAAAACAATTGAACAAAGCAGTAGTTCAGCACATAACAAAACACGAGATTAACAATTTGGCAATTAAAATTATAAGCtaaatcagattaaatatattaaattaataGGGTTAGAGAGTGACCTGGTGAGACGTGATGAATTGTTTCTGGGTTGCTTGGTGTCTATCTTTTGGGTATGTCGGTTCTCTCAGAGCTTTTGACAAACACTTGGTATACATTCAAAACCAAGTAAACTTTATTATGAGCCAATCGAGCTTGAATTCAACTTTTTAATCCAACAGAGAGTCGCGGCCTTGCAGGTCACTTTTGTGTAAATAATGGTACAAATTGTCATCTTTGAAAATTAAGAATCTATCTGTCACATTGtctagtttttttatttttttttcttaaaagtAAAACGGAACTCCGTGAACTAttttagtattttaattttttttatatatgggCAAACGGAACTTCGTGTACCATTTTAGCactttgaattttttttatataagCAAAACGTTAGATGAAGCAGCGTTTTGGTACAAATGTAGTACGTCATAAAAAGTAATGTTTTTAcctttattttttaaaaaaaatttaaacaaaaCACTATATCTTGTAAATTATTAAatcataaattaataaaaaaatattttagattATTTTCTAAAACCCAAAAGAGGATTGTTAAAacctaaaatgttaaaaattattaaattaagttacattcttaaattttataattatttaatttaaaattaatatttctgATTCCTAGGATTTAGGGCCTAACTaaattaaattagggtttaggcaGACCCTAAACACTAAATCGGTGTAACATTTAttaatttcttttaaaatgttTCTAAAACCCAAAAAGGGGATTGGTCAACCctaaatgttaaaaattgttaaattatggtatcatttataaattctaaaaatattaaataaaaataaatattgaaattattaaattattttacatccttaaattttaaaattatttaatttaaaattaatatttttggtTCCTAGGGTTTCTAATTAAACTAGGGTTTAGGCTCTAGGGTTTAGGTAGGGTTTAGGGcacctaaaccctaaaccctgtaacatttattaaatttttttaaaatgtttaTAAAATCCAAAAGGGAATTGGTGAACCttaaatgttaaaaattgttaaattatggtatgatttataaattctaaaaatattaaataaaaataaatattgaaaaaCGTAACATTAAATTATGTTTCCGGATCCCTATATAATACACCAAAAAAAgcttaaaataaaaaaataaaacagaaAAAACAGAAAACACAAAACGTGAGTTGAAGTCACGTTGCTacattataaaaaaaaataagagGCAAAACGTTACATGATGtagtgtttatatattttttttaaatttaaaaactaaaaacGGAAGACGATATTCCGTTTTACATGTATTAAAAAAACGGAAGACGATGTTAGTTATGAAGTGATATTTTGGACATTTTTTCCCCAATTTGGACATTATTAACTCAAATAGTGACCGACCGTGTGGGCCTTTATTCCAGAAAACCCTTGTGTTCTTTAAAATTGCAAATGTACCGCTCGGATTTGGGATTTTAGACAACTTAACGTGTATACTTAtcttataaaaaattataaattggCATGACATAACATGTGTTTCAATTTAATTTATGGGCGTATATTAATATATGAGTGTTTTATATTGTTTTGaggtaaattattatttataaaatatttaaaaaaatataataataattggGAACTCTAGAATTTTTCCTATTATCCAGTTTTTTTTACTTTTGACATGTGTGTTTTGACTCTACtagaaaattatattttttattaagtttttgtaaattaaaattttgatatatttgcaattttaaaaattttaattttaccTATACAGTTAAAGTCAAAATATAAATAAAGAAAAATAGGGGATAATAGTTATTGGAAACATGTTAAAATTATAGAAATGAGTTAATAGATCAAAAAAAATCTCTAATATTTACATAAGATTGGTTCAAAAAAACAATTTTTACATAAGATCACGATCGCTATTTTATTATCAGACATTTCATTTATTTTTCTTTTAGGTAATACTAATTAATCCAAAACTTATAccaaaataattataaaataactatAAGTATGGAAATTTAATTTGATCCTAATATTTGATATTAAATTTTGTAACAATATCTGGGCTATAACATTTTTCCTTTCCTTTTCTTTAAAAAGCCAACTTTTCTTCTCCCACAAAACTCATCAGTGAAAAATTCATTCAACTATCAACCCCAGTAAAACCACTTTACATATCCAACATATTAGTCTTGGATCAAGAAagttaaaaaaacaaaaaaaaaacatcAAGAAACTATCAAAGAAGTGAAAAAAATGGCAGAGACAATAACAATGTTGCTTGTGATAGTTTACATGGGTTTATTTGTGCATGGTTCAAGTGTAGGAGTGAACTGGGGTACAATGACAAGCCACAAGTTACCACCATACAAAGTAGTTGAAATGTTGTCAAGAAATGGTTTCAAGAAAGTCAAGTTGTTTGAGGCTGATCACGGCATTCTTGAGGCCTTCATCGGGACGAATATCGAAGTCATGTTAGGCCTTCCCAATTGCATGTTGATGGAGATGAGTCAAGACCCTGGTAATGCTGTTTCTTGGGTTGAGTCTAATGTTGCTGCTTATTTCTACAGAGGTGGTGTCAATTTTAAGTGAGTGCATTATTCTTTTATGTTCTTTAGacattttgtgtgtgtgtgtgagcgCGCGCGTTTTTGTGTTGATTTTGGATATATGTTTGGGATGTAAAAATGAATGCATAATTCAAGAATAAATTTTTGATAAACGAGTCATTCTTGGATTAATCGAGCCATATCTGTGTTGTTTTTGGGTGTTTTTATTGATATATTGTGTGAATAACCGAATTAGGTTCCTGTAATGCCAGACATTGGTCATTATCTGGTGGTGTGTTTATGCATTGTATATGAACTTGTTTGTATTGATCTATTGTGTGACATGTATGTTTGTATATGTGATTGATGTTTTGGAAATGTTGGGTGAACTTGTGGTTTTTCGAGATTTAGTAGAAGTGGTTGTTTTGGCTAGATGAGTTCTTGAGCTGGTCTAGCTAAAGGGGATATTTGGTTCATGTTATAGTTTACTTGATGCAAATGTTTGCAGGTATGTTGCTGTTGGGACTGACCCTTTGCTTATGACTTACAATGGCACGTATCATCCGTATATTTTACCAGCCCTCAAGAATGTGCAGGAAGCTCTGAATAATGCTGGAATTGGATCACAGATTAAAGCTACAATTCCTTTCAGTGCTGACATTTACTATGCTCCAGCTTCAAATCCTGTCCCTTCTGCTGGAGATTTTCGACCTAACATCCGTGAGCTCATGATTGATATCATCCGCTATCTGCACTCTAGTAATGCCCCTTTTACTGTCAATATTTACCCCTTTTTCAGCCTTTACGATGATGATCATTTCCCAATAGACAATGCCTTTTTTGATGGATCTACTAGTCTGCCTATCAGAGATGGTGACCATGTGTACACTAATGTGTTTGATGCAAATTTTGATACTCTTGTTTGGTCATTGACGAAAGCTGGATATCCTGATATGAGGATCATAGTGGGAGAAGTTGGCTGGCCAACTGACGGAAACAAGAATGCTAACAAAGAAAATGCAAGAAGATTTAATCAAGGACTCATTCAGCATGCTTTGAGTGGTAAAGGAACTCCTGCTCGAAAAGGACTAATAGATGTTTATCTTTTCAGCCTCATCGACGAAAATGGTAAAAGCATTGATCCAGGTTTCTTTGAGAGACACTGGGGCATATTTGAGTTTGATGGCAAGCCTAAATACAATCTGGATTTGTCTGGTTGGAGTGAAAACAAAAGCCTCACTGCAGTTAAAGGCGTCCGATACAAGGACACAAGATGGTGCATTCTGAACCCACATTTGAAGAGATTGAAGAACTTGGGAAGCAGTATTGACTATGCTTGTAGTCACTCAGATTGCAGTGCTTTGAGCTATGGATCTTCTTGCAACCATTTAAGTGTCAAAGGGAATGCTTCTTATGCTTTCAACATGTACTACCAGTTTCAGAACCAGTACATTACAGCCTGCAACTTCTCAGGATTGGCTATGTTGACAGATGAGGATCCATCTGATGATAAGTGTCGATTTCTGATTATGATTGTTGAAGATCATTCAGTTTTAAGGACAGTTTTCTATGTTTTGCTTGCTATGCTTCAGGGATTTCTTCTGATTTTTCTCATTTACTCTTAGAGAGCTTGCTCTTAAGGTTTTGTCTGTGTAGGCATGGTTTTGCATTTGTTCAAGACTGTAGCCACTGCACTCTGCACATTTCCTTTGATGATGTAAaatagggctgagcattcggtaGGTTCGATCCGAAACtgaaccgaaccgaattaaccAAAAACCGAAATGATATTTTTTTCCCAGTCTGCACATTTCCTTTGATGATGTAAAATATGCACTATACATTAGTCTGGTATAGTCTGACGTTAAAAAAAACTATATAGAAATTTTAGTGTAACATTAAGAAAAAACTGTATAGAAAATATTGCCAATATGAAGGGTAGCATATTCAATAATTTGTAACAAcaaatttttaaattatataaatattatcCATAAATTAATCAAAAGTATTTGATCATTTTATAAATTATTGataaattattgaaattataaaaataatcgataaattataaataaatatctAAATAAATTAATTTCGATCTCCGAAATCTCTAAATCATGAACGCCTGAGAATATAAAAATGAAGTGCCAGCTAAATTAGCTAATCAAAACATTTCAATTTGATGCGCCATTTACCTAGAATCCTCTTGTCGGTTATCTCTCTCTCCACCATTACATACACCTATACATACAACCAATTTTACAGATCTACGTTTCTGCATCAACAAGATCTAGGGTTTTAGCAATTTGGGGATCTATACATACAATTCAATTACAATTATACACACaaacatctctctctctctctctctctatctctctctatctctctctatatatatttgtatataatGCCTGTGAAAACAGCGCAATCGTCGTATAGAGATCGGACTCTAGAGTTCGAGAACATAGCTGAGAGGTTGAAGAAATCGGTTTCTTCTTCGTCTAATGTTGCTTCGACGTCATCGGGTCGGGTTTACCCGGATCCGACCCGGTCCGCGGTTTCGAATCAGTCGGAGTTTAATAAACGGGCTTCGAAGATTGGGTTTGGGATCCATCAGACCTCGCAGAAGCTCTCCAAGTTGGCTAAATGTGAGATTTGTCGAAAATTTCGTGTTTTCGTAGTTTTGTAGAATTTTTTGTGTATGATGATGATTTGTTTGGTTTTGGATGGTTTTGTGGTGGATTGTGATGAATTTAATGGTTTTTTTACGTGTTTTTGTTCGGAATTTGAGTTTGCGGATACGTGGTTTTGTTATTGAGCTGTTGAATTACGATAAGTTGGAGAATTATTGAGGCGATCATTTATTAGAAGTTGGAATGAATGATTGTATATTTGCTAGGAACTTGAGTTTGTGGATTTGTGGTCTCGATATTTAGTTGTTAAATTGTCAGGAGTCGATGAATTATCGAGCTGATTGTTTATTAGTAATCGAAATGGATGATTGcaattttaaagaagtttgagttTGTGGATCTGTGATATGCTTACGTAATTTTGGTATCTTGGTTTTAATACGTTATGGTTGGACTAGATGAAATGTTAAATGTTAGGTTGATTGCGTTAGGCCTATTTTTTCATTGTTGGTTGAATTTGAAAGCTGTATGTGATGGTGCTTAACATTTTTTAGTTTAAGATTTTTTTTTCCTGACACATTAGTCTATTGGTAAGCTTCGGGCCTAATGCGGGGAGGAATATAGAATTTGCGCCTACCTCAGAAACTGTGATTTTACGTGATGTCTTTGAAAAGTAGCTGCACTGCCTATAAATGTAGTCTAATTACTGGCTTATATTACTGGTGAGAATAGAAATCGAGGTAAAAGGAGAGAAGAGTTGATAAATGTTTTAGTACTGAAATTCATTCATCTAACTTGTAAGATTTTTTTTTGACATGACTTGTATATTTAAGATTTCAATTGCTTTAAATCACAGGATAATATTATAATCTGAAGATTGTTGTAGCATATGTCTATTTAATATTTAATAGTCTTATGACGAAAAAAATGAGTTCTCTCTTGAAAGCATTATTTCGTGAAATGTTGGTCTGTCTCTTTTAAATTTTAGCCAATATGTTGTATTAAAGTGTTTAGTAACATATCTGTGTTTTGACAAAGGGTATTGGGGAAGAGTGACAGAGGCTTGATGGTTGGAAATGTAAAAATGACTACAAACTCAAAAAATTCATTTCTTGGTGGCCGCTTGAAAGCACTTGGTGCATCTCTAAGTGCTAACAGTCCTTGCTCCCACACAACCCCCCTGCCTCCCCCCCCCAAAAAAAAACAAGGATAGTATGACTCCAGAGCATCCTAATTGTATCTAATTGAGTCCTAAGTGATAGTGGTTTTAGCTCATTATTAGGACTGTCCTACTGAATTTTCTTGGATGTGCTTGGTTTTGTTACAAGGTCTTTGTGTAAAGACGTGTTTTTCTGTTTGTCAATTATAATGTATGTGATCTTAAGATTTACTTTTTAGTGTGTTTGTGCTCAGTTGGAAAACATGATTATTACCTTGTGTTTATTTTACTGTGCCAAACATGTACGTATTGTGGCAATTGCTTTTACATTATGTACACACTACACATATATAATGTTGGAGTAATTTTTGTGGGTGTTCTCTTTTCCGTTGCAGTGGCAAAGAGAACTTCAGTTTTTGATGATCCAACAATGGAGATCCAAGAGTTAACAGCTGTCATTAAGCAGGATATTACTGCTCTGAATTCAGCTGTAGTTGACTTGCAACTCGTTTGCAACTCACAGAATAATAGTGGAAACATATCAACTGACACAACAACACATTCAACCACGGTTGTTGATAATCTAAAAAATCGCTTGATGAGTACTACAAAAGAGTTCAAAGAAGTCCTGACTATGCGAACAGAGGTTTGTCAGTTGTTACTGCACTGTAGCACAGATCTAGTTTTGTGTATGTTGTAAATTAACTTAGGAAGCATCAGAGTGTTATATTTACCTTTTGGTCATTTCTTTTTGCTAATTTATTGCTTCAATAATTTTGTTTACACAGAACTTGAAAGTTCATGAAAACAGAAGGCAGTTGTTTACTTCAACTAATTCGAAAGAGGCTGCTAATCCTTTCGTTCGCCAGCGGCCCTTGGCTTCCAAAGCAGTTGCAGGTACATCAAATTCTCCTCCTCCTTGGGCCAATGGATCTGCATCATCTCAGTTATTTCCAAGGTAAAAATTATATGGTAGTATTAACATTGATGGTTGATTTGTTGATCCTGGTTTATAGTTTGTGATGATAAATT
This genomic interval from Apium graveolens cultivar Ventura chromosome 8, ASM990537v1, whole genome shotgun sequence contains the following:
- the LOC141680069 gene encoding uncharacterized protein LOC141680069 translates to MDLYFTFIISIPISLTPVEEEEEDNVIRMMMEAEKRWSHEGSRFKDLFLKIDESGSTVLKLAVDRNNVHVVAHILLEDPAYQHGRRGSKNNAFMHLIYTTIDNNYEDILKLLRDTYEAEISVDHKGVINLIVAIRRRHRVTVKRLLEGNKKLVTFADDDGWTALHHAAYYQFDSILDAIIEAQIQVGHQFVYKNKDVSTPFHVAAKKQYTLTVIRLMELWPTLSSAYIDVNNDGQNILHLAASQSKKKMIEGILKQCPKKYKKQIVNEKDNDGNTPLHLLIKAGCFVPEFVKYKGLDTMIRNNKDETPFDYFYLEDEIIEDQVQIKISMDSIQTGQRWKFWHKNIERKSNYLDSVVLPSRREKKDVLFEIANKKLRDDKHGQM
- the LOC141676726 gene encoding glucan endo-1,3-beta-glucosidase 8-like, which encodes MAETITMLLVIVYMGLFVHGSSVGVNWGTMTSHKLPPYKVVEMLSRNGFKKVKLFEADHGILEAFIGTNIEVMLGLPNCMLMEMSQDPGNAVSWVESNVAAYFYRGGVNFKYVAVGTDPLLMTYNGTYHPYILPALKNVQEALNNAGIGSQIKATIPFSADIYYAPASNPVPSAGDFRPNIRELMIDIIRYLHSSNAPFTVNIYPFFSLYDDDHFPIDNAFFDGSTSLPIRDGDHVYTNVFDANFDTLVWSLTKAGYPDMRIIVGEVGWPTDGNKNANKENARRFNQGLIQHALSGKGTPARKGLIDVYLFSLIDENGKSIDPGFFERHWGIFEFDGKPKYNLDLSGWSENKSLTAVKGVRYKDTRWCILNPHLKRLKNLGSSIDYACSHSDCSALSYGSSCNHLSVKGNASYAFNMYYQFQNQYITACNFSGLAMLTDEDPSDDKCRFLIMIVEDHSVLRTVFYVLLAMLQGFLLIFLIYS
- the LOC141678338 gene encoding syntaxin-32, which encodes MPVKTAQSSYRDRTLEFENIAERLKKSVSSSSNVASTSSGRVYPDPTRSAVSNQSEFNKRASKIGFGIHQTSQKLSKLAKLAKRTSVFDDPTMEIQELTAVIKQDITALNSAVVDLQLVCNSQNNSGNISTDTTTHSTTVVDNLKNRLMSTTKEFKEVLTMRTENLKVHENRRQLFTSTNSKEAANPFVRQRPLASKAVAGTSNSPPPWANGSASSQLFPRKQADGESQPLLHQQQDQQQQQLVPLQDTYMNSRAEALQNVESTIHELSNIFTQLATMVSQQGELAIRIDENMEDTLANVEGAQGQLVRYLNSISSNRWLMIKIFFVLIVFLMIFLFFVA